Genomic window (Candidatus Effluviviaceae Genus I sp.):
CCTTCGGGGCCAGCCCGTGCCGCTTCCCCGCCTCGAGCACGCGGCGCGACTGCTCCACGCTGAACACGCCCTCCTCGCAGAAGACATCGCAGCAGCGCGCGAGTCGCTCGCGGGCCACGGCGGGTATCATCTCCTCGCAGACGGTCCCGACGTATCCGTCGCGGTCGTCCCGCCACTCGTCGGGGAACTCGTGGGCGCCGAGGAACGTGGGCACGACGCCGACGGCGTGCTCCCCCGCGAGGCGGCGGACCACCCGCAGCGTCTTGAGCTCGGCCTCCAGCGAGAGGCCGTAGCCGCTCTTGATCTCGATGGTCGTCGTGCCGTGGTCGAGCGCGCGATCGAGGTTCGCTCGTCCGGCGCGGACGAGCTCCTCCTCGCCGGCCGCCCGGAGCGCGCGGACGCTCGAGCGGATGCCCCCGCCGGCCGCGGCGATCTCCTCGTACGTCCGCCCCTCGGTCCGCATCGCGAACTCGGCCTCGCGCGTCCCGGCGAACACCGCGTGCGTGTGCGGGTCCACGAGGCCGGGGGTGACAAGCGCGCCCCGGGCGTCGAGCACGACCGTCCTTCGCCCCTCGCGGAACGCCGCGAGCACCTCGCGCTCGGGCCCGGCCGCGGCCACCCGCTCGCCGACGACCGCGACCGCCGCGCCGCGAACGAGCGTGAGGTCCCGCATCGCGGCCCCGCGAAGCGGCTTCGGTCCGCCCCGCGGCGTCGCGAGCTCCCCGATGTTCACGACGAGCATGTCCGCGTTCCGCATCGCGCTCCTCTACTTCTCCATCGGCATCCGGATGCCCTGCTCCCGCGCGCACGCGCGCGCGTCATCGTACCCGGCGTCCGCGTGCCGGACAACCCCCATGCCGGGGTCCGTCGTGAGGACGCGCTCGAGCCGCGCGGCGGCCTCGGGCGTGCCGTCGGCCACGACGACCATGCCCGCGTGGAGCGACTTCCCGATGCCCACGCCGCCGCCGTGGTGGAACGAGACCCACGAGGCGCCGGCCGCCGTGTTCACGAGGGCGTTCAGGATGGGCCAGTCGGCCACCGCGTCGGTGCCGTCGGCCATGCCCTCGGTCTCCCGGTACGGCGACGCGACGGAGCCGCTGTCGAGGTGGTCGCGCCCGATGACGATGGGCGCGCTGACCTCGCCCTTCGCGACGAGCTCGTTCATCGCGAGCCCGAAGCGAGCGCGCTCGCCGTAGCCCAGCCAGCAGATGCGAGCGGGCAGCCCCTGGAAGCGGACCTTCTCGCCCGCAAGCCTGATCCACCGCGCGAGCGCCGCGTCCTCCGGGAAGAGCCGGAGCGCAAGCTCGTCGGTCCTCCGGATGTCCTCGGGATCGCCCGAGAGCGCGACCCAGCGGAACGGGCCCTTCCCCCGGCAGAAGAGAGGACGGATGAACGCGGGCACGAACCCGGGGTACGCGAACGCGTCCGCGACGCCCGCGGCCTGGGCCTGGCCGCGGAGGTTGTTGCCGTAGTCGAACACGACCGCCCCGCGCTCGCGGAACGCGAGCATGGCCCGGACGTGGTCCGCCATGGACGCCATCGAGCGCTCGATGTACCGCTCGGGGTCCTTCGAGCGGAGCGCGACGGCCTCCGCCAGCGGCATCCCGCCCGGCACGTAGCCGTTCAGGGCGTCGTGCGCGCTCGTCTGGTCCGTCACCACGTCGGGGCGGACGCCGCGCCGCGCGAGCTCGGGCAGCACGTCGGCGCAGTTGCCGACGAGCCCGACGGAGAGGGCGCGCCGCGAGCGGACCGCGCCGTCGACGAGCCCGAGCGCCTCGTCCAGGTCCTCCACCATCGTGTCGCAGTAGGCCGTCGCGAGACGCTTCCGGATGCGGTCCGGGTCCACCTCGACCACCAGGCACGCGCCGCCGTTCATGGTGACCGCGAGCGGCTGCGCGCCGCCCATGCCTCCCATCCCGCCGGTCAGCACGAACCTCCCCTCGAGGCTCCCGTCGAAGTGCTGCCGCGCGAGCTCCGCGAAGGTCTCGTAGGTGCCCTGCAGGATGCCCTGGGTCCCGATGTAGATCCAGCTCCCGGCGGTCATCTGGCCGTACATCATGAGGCCCTTCCGCTCGAGGTCGCGGAAGACCTCCCAGGTCGCCCAGTCGCCGACGAGGTTCGAGTTGGCGATCAGCACGCGGGGCGCGTCGCGGTGCGTCCTGAAGACGGCCACGGGCTTCCCCGACTGGACGAGGAGCGTCTCGTCGTCGCCCAGCGTCCGGAGCGTCGCCGTGATCGCGTCGAAGCACTCCCAGTTCCGCGCCGCCTTTCCGTTCCCGCCGTAGACGACGAGGTCGTCCGGCCGCTCGGCGACACCCGGATCGAGGTTGTTCATGATCATGCGGAGCGCGGCCTCCTGCAGCCAGCCGCGGCACGAGATCGCCGTGCCCGTCGGCGCCTTCACCGCGCGCTTCGCTCTCTGTGCACCGCCCATGTCGTTCTACCTCCTGCCCGCGGCGCCGGCCCTCGCCTTCGCCCGGCCCTCCCGCGCGCCCGGGCCGCCGTCATCGCTCTCACCGTGCATTCGCGCGACCGCGGAGAGGAGCTCCTGCTCGCTCTCCGCGAACACGACGCGCGTCGGAAGCTCGTCGAGGAGCCGCGCCCCGTACGACTTCGTCGCCAGCCTGCTGTCCAGGAAGACCACCACGCCCGCGTCGGTGCTCGAGCGGATCAGTCTGCCGAAGCCCTGACGCAGCCTGATGGCCGTGCGCGGGACCATGTAACGATGGAACGAGTCCTCTCCCTCCGCGTCGTATCGCTCGCAGTGCGCCTCGACGATCGGGTCGCTCGGAACCGGGAACGGCAGCTTCACGATCACGAGCTGCTCGAGCGAACGCCCCGGCACGTCGACGCCCTCCCAGAAGCTCGCCGTCGCGAGAAGGACCGACCCCTCGTCCTTCGTGAACTGCTCGAGGAGCGCCGTCGGGCCGGGCCCGTGCCCCTGACCGAGCGCGAGCCTCCCCCGCGCGGTGAGCGGGTCGCGGACGGCCTTGAACACGGCGTCGAGGGACGACCGCGACGTGAAGAGCACGAGCGTCCCTCCGCGCGGCGCCGAGCCGAGCTTCACCACGAGCTCCGAGACCTTGTGATTGAAGCCGGGCGACGACGGCGGCGGCAGGTACGACGCGACGACGACGAGCGACTGGCTGTCGTAGTCGTAGGGGCTCCCGACGTTGAGCGTCCGGATGCGCGACTCCGGGATCCGGTCGAGCCCCAGCCGCTCCATGAAGAAGCCGAACGAGCCGTCCACGGTGAGCGTCGCCGAGGTGAGCACGATGGACTCCATCTTCGAGTAAAGGAAGTCGCCCATCGCCTGCGAGACGCTCACCGGGGCCGAGCGCAGCTCGCACTCGACGGCGTCGCGCGCGCTCCGCGCCTCGAGCCAGAAGACGCTCGCGTCGTCCGCCGCCTCCGCGAGGAACGCGAGGTCGTCCGCCAGCTCGCCCGCGCGCCCGGCGTGGAAGCCGAGCGCCTGCGCGTGCGACTCGGCGGCGGGGAGTTCCGCGTCCGCGAGGAGGTCCGACAGGTCCGCCGCCGACCCCGCGACGCCCCGAAGCGCCGCCAGGCAGCCGGGCAGGACGTCGCCGAGGAGCGCGGCGACGGACCGGTCGCGCTTGACGCGGAGCGAGCCGAACTCGATGCCGCGCCGGTCCGCGAGCGACGCGTACCGGCTCGAGAGCGCGCGGAAGACGGCGTCGGCCCGCCCGGCGGCCTGGGTCACGTCGGCCGCGAGTCGGTCGGCCGCCTCGCGCACGGGCGAGAGGATCCCGGCCTCGCCCGCCGCGTCGAGCGCGTCGAGGAGCCTCGCGAGGTCACCGTTGTCCGCCCCGTCCTTCCTGTACAGGTTGTCGAGGACCGACCGCGCGCGCCAGACGCTCGCCCGCCGCCCGAGGTGCTCCGTCGCCACGCGCTCGAGATTGTGCGCCTCGTCGCAGACGAGGAACGCGTACTCGCCCAGCACGCGGTTCTCGGCCTCGGTGTCGCTGAACAGGAGCGAGTGGTTGACCACGGCGACGTGCGCGGCCTGCGACGCGCGCCGCGCCTTGAGAAGGTAGCACGCGTCGGAGGACGGACAGCGCGAGCCCAGGCACGGCCCGTCCGCGGAGATGCGGCTCCACAGGTACCCCTGGCCCCTGAAGGCGACGTTCTCGCTGATGTCGCCGGACGCGGTCTCCCGCTGCCACACGACGACGGGAAGAAGCTCGGCCCGTTCGGAGGGCGAGAGCCCGCGCGCGAGGACCTGCCGCCACCGCTCCAGACAGAGGTAGTTGCCCCGCCCCTTGAGGAGGGCGGCCCCGAACCGGACCGGCAGGCACTGCTCGAGGAACGGGAGGTCCTTGAAGAAGAGCTGCTCCTGCAGGTTCTTCGTGTTCGTCGAGACGACCACGCGCCGGCCGTTCGCCACGGCGAAGTGGATGGCCGGGATGAGGTACGCCAGCGACTTCCCGACGCCCGTCCCCGCCTCGACCACGAGGTGCGTGGACGAGTTCAGGGCCTCCCCCGCGGCCCGCATCATCTCGAGCTGCTCGCGGCGCTCCTCGTACCCGGAGAGCCGCGACGCGACGGAGCCCCCGTGCGCGAACAGGCCGTCCAGCGCGTCGAAGTCGATCGGGACGCGCTCCTCGGACGGCGTCCGCTGGCCCGCGTCGAGCCCCCGCGCGTTGTCGTAGCGCACGAGCCACGACGCCTTCTCCCCGTGGTCGGGAAGCGCGAACGGGTCGAGCCTGCCCTCCGTGCGCTCGCGTGCCGCCTCGATGAGCGGGCGGAGCCCCGCGTCGGCGAGCGCGGCCATCGTCGCGAGGACGGCGGAGCCCGTGCGGTCGAGAAGGCCGAGCAGACCGAGGAGCACGGCCGCCGCGGCCTCCGCGTCGTCGGCCGCCCGGTGCGAGCGCTCGACCGCGTGGTCGAAGAAGACCGCGAGCGTCGGGAGCCTGTGGTTCGGAAGCCTCGGGAGCACGGCGCGGGAGAGCGCGAGCGTGTCGATGACGCCGCCGCGTCCCGCGAGGAGCCCGGGGCGGCCGGCGGCCGCGGCGTTCAGAAAGCCGAGGTCGAACGGCGCGCTGTGCGCGACGACCGGGTCGCCGCCGATGAACTCGATGACCTTCGGAAGCACGTCCTCGATGGTCGGCGCGTCCGCGACGTCCGCGTCGGCGATGCCCGTGAGAAAGGTGACGTCCGGAGGGATCTGGCAGCCGGGGTTGACGAGCGAGGAGAAGCGGTCGCGCACGACGCCGCCCTCCACGCGCACCGCCCCGACCTCGATGATCCGGTCCGCGGACGGCTCCAGGCCCGTCGTCTCGAGGTCCACGGCCACGAAGCTCCGCAGACGGCCCTCGCCGGCGCGCCGCTCCGCCGTCACTGCTCCCCCTTTCGCACGTCCGACATCTTCTTCATCGCGCAGAACTCGCCGCACATCGTGCAGAGGTCGGCGTCGGACGGATGCGACGCCTCCCGGTACGCGCGCGCCTTCGACGGGTCGAGCGAGAGCGCGATGGCCTCGTCCCAGCGCAGTCCCTTCCGCGCGCGGGACAGGCGGTCGTCCCACTCGCGCGCGCCGCGCACGCCCTTGGCGACGTCCGCGGCGTGGGCCGCGACGCGCAGGGCGAAGACGCCCTCGCGCACGTCGTCCACCGTCGGGAGCCGGAGGTGCTCCGCCGGCGTGACGTAGCAGAGAAAGTCGGCGCCCGCGGCCGCGGCGACCGCACCGCCGATGGCGGCCGCGATGTGGTCGTATCCGGGCGCGACGTCGGTGACGAGCGGCCCGAGGACGTAGAACGGCGCCCCGCCGCAGAGCGCCTTCTCGAGCTCGACGGACCCGCGGACGAGGTGGAGCGGAACGTGGCCGGGACCCTCGACGATCGCCTGCACCCCCCGCGCCCGCGCGCGGCGGACGAGCTCGGCGATGACCGTGAGCTCGGCGATCTGCGCGGCGTCGTTCGCGTCGGCGAGCGCGCCGGGGCGGAGCCCGTCTCCCAGGCTCAGCGCCACGTCGTGCTCCGCCGCGATGTCCAGGAGATCGTCGTACCGCTCGTAGAGCGGATTCTCCCGCCCGTTGAACGCCATCCACTCCATGAGGAACGCACCGCCCCGGCTCACGACGTCGGCGAGCCTCGGCGAGCGCCGCGCGTGCCCGGCCACCTCGCGCGTCACGCCGCAGTGCACGGTCACGAAGTCCACGCCGTCCTCGGCGTGCGTCCGCACGGCGCCGAGGATGTCCTCGGCCGTCATGCGCACCATGCCCTTGCCCGCGCGCCGCGCCCCCACGGCCGCCTGGTAGATGGGCACGGTGCCGACGGCGACCGTGGAGCGCGCGAGGACCGCGCGCCGGATCGCGTCGAGGTCCCCGCCGGTCGAGAGGTCCATGACCGCGTCGGCGCCGGCCGCGACCGCGGCGTCGAGCTTCTCGAGCTCCTCGTCGAGGCTCGAGGCGTCCGCCGACGTGCCGAGGTTCGCGTTCACCTTCGTGCGAAGACCGGGGCCCAGGCCGATCGGACGTCGGCCGCTTCGCCTGTTCCTGAGGACGACGGCCGTGCCCCGCGCGACCGCCGCCGCGAGCGCCGTCGGGTCAACGCCCTCGTCCCTCGCGACGGCCGCGACCTCGTCCGTCACCTTCCCCGCCTTCGCCTCTTCCATCTGGAGCATGGTCCGCCTTCCTTCTTCTATCGTCCCAGGAGCTTCCGAAGCTCCCGCTCGTCCGCCGTCCTCACGCCCAGCGCGCGCGCCTTCGCCAGCTTCGAGCCCGCGTCGCTTCCGACCACGACCAGGCTCGTGCGCGCGCTCACGCTCCCGGACACGCGGCCGCCCGCGGCCGTGATCGCCGCCGCGGCCTCCTCGCGCGTCATGGTCTCGAGCGATCCGGTGAGCACGATCGTCATGCCCGCGAGCGGCCGCGGCCCCGAGCGCGCCCTCGCCGCCGACATCGTCACGCCCGCGCGCTCGAGCTTCGC
Coding sequences:
- a CDS encoding imidazolonepropionase, producing MRNADMLVVNIGELATPRGGPKPLRGAAMRDLTLVRGAAVAVVGERVAAAGPEREVLAAFREGRRTVVLDARGALVTPGLVDPHTHAVFAGTREAEFAMRTEGRTYEEIAAAGGGIRSSVRALRAAGEEELVRAGRANLDRALDHGTTTIEIKSGYGLSLEAELKTLRVVRRLAGEHAVGVVPTFLGAHEFPDEWRDDRDGYVGTVCEEMIPAVARERLARCCDVFCEEGVFSVEQSRRVLEAGKRHGLAPKVHADELHASGGAELAAEVRALSADHLVRVTDRGVAALAAADVVAVLLPGTSLSLGATRFAPARALIEAGVPVALATDMNPGSSMTESMQIVMALASMALRMTPAEVLTAATVNAAAAVGLAGDVGTLEPGRLADAVVWEVDDHRAIPYHYGVNLARSVVRKGVVVRPRRGDAADGPGRRGAGPQGGSE
- the hutU gene encoding urocanate hydratase, which codes for MGGAQRAKRAVKAPTGTAISCRGWLQEAALRMIMNNLDPGVAERPDDLVVYGGNGKAARNWECFDAITATLRTLGDDETLLVQSGKPVAVFRTHRDAPRVLIANSNLVGDWATWEVFRDLERKGLMMYGQMTAGSWIYIGTQGILQGTYETFAELARQHFDGSLEGRFVLTGGMGGMGGAQPLAVTMNGGACLVVEVDPDRIRKRLATAYCDTMVEDLDEALGLVDGAVRSRRALSVGLVGNCADVLPELARRGVRPDVVTDQTSAHDALNGYVPGGMPLAEAVALRSKDPERYIERSMASMADHVRAMLAFRERGAVVFDYGNNLRGQAQAAGVADAFAYPGFVPAFIRPLFCRGKGPFRWVALSGDPEDIRRTDELALRLFPEDAALARWIRLAGEKVRFQGLPARICWLGYGERARFGLAMNELVAKGEVSAPIVIGRDHLDSGSVASPYRETEGMADGTDAVADWPILNALVNTAAGASWVSFHHGGGVGIGKSLHAGMVVVADGTPEAAARLERVLTTDPGMGVVRHADAGYDDARACAREQGIRMPMEK
- the thiC gene encoding phosphomethylpyrimidine synthase ThiC — translated: MLQMEEAKAGKVTDEVAAVARDEGVDPTALAAAVARGTAVVLRNRRSGRRPIGLGPGLRTKVNANLGTSADASSLDEELEKLDAAVAAGADAVMDLSTGGDLDAIRRAVLARSTVAVGTVPIYQAAVGARRAGKGMVRMTAEDILGAVRTHAEDGVDFVTVHCGVTREVAGHARRSPRLADVVSRGGAFLMEWMAFNGRENPLYERYDDLLDIAAEHDVALSLGDGLRPGALADANDAAQIAELTVIAELVRRARARGVQAIVEGPGHVPLHLVRGSVELEKALCGGAPFYVLGPLVTDVAPGYDHIAAAIGGAVAAAAGADFLCYVTPAEHLRLPTVDDVREGVFALRVAAHAADVAKGVRGAREWDDRLSRARKGLRWDEAIALSLDPSKARAYREASHPSDADLCTMCGEFCAMKKMSDVRKGEQ